One region of Alosa sapidissima isolate fAloSap1 chromosome 1, fAloSap1.pri, whole genome shotgun sequence genomic DNA includes:
- the tmx3a gene encoding protein disulfide-isomerase TMX3a has product MATLRFTCAVIFIAITSVSAYVDELDDTFKEIRTKEMWLVEFYAPWCTFCKTFAPVWYEVGAELKSMGSEVNVGMMDCTKYTSTSSEFGVRGYPTIKLFKGEKIFNYNGPRRKDEIIEFAIRVSGPVVRAIPNQQMFQHVMSRNDILFVYIGGASLLKEKYVKMASQLIVYLSFYSALETVLPKAVTLPEVPSVVVFKDGTFFMYDEKQHGDLTTWVNRERFPTYTKLDSYTLYAMGDSGKLVVIAVENEKNPSEESIRLKALIETAATEYKDHFSSNYQFGHMEENSYLNGLVLDEVKAPCIIVLNLSNDGYYMPKLPVKTIEDLVLFLNGILDGKVKQLGGNGIVQRIKRTVNDAKTTVKTMFDAAPASTCAVIIIPVGVVGMIIYATCTVKRVDDDEDEEPQQTGKKAIADKENKRKNLASKKED; this is encoded by the exons ATGGCAACACTACGGTTCACCTGTGCAG TGATTTTCATAGCCATAACATCTGTGTCAGCTTACGTGGACGAACTTGATGATAC GTTTAAGGAGATAAGAACGAAAGAAATGTGGCTGGTGGAG TTCTACGCTCCTTGGTGTACATTCTGTAAGACGTTTGCCCCGGTGTGGTATGAAGTAGGGGCTGAACTGAAAAGCATGGGTTCTGAGGTGAACGTGGGCATGATGGACTGCACCAAATACACTA gTACTTCATCTGAATTTGGAGTCCGTGGATATCCTACAATTAAACT GTTTAAGGGTGAAAAAATCTTCAATTACAATGGCCCTAGGCGGAAGGATGAGATAATTGAATTTGCCATCAGAGTATCAGG ACCAGTTGTCCGGGCAATTCCAAATCAGCAGATGTTTCAGCATGTCATGAGCCGCAATGATATTCTCTTTGTGTACATCGGAGGAGCATCACTTCTGAAG GAAAAGTATGTGAAAATGGCCTCCCAGCTCATTGTGTACCTATCCTTTTACTCAGCCTTAGAGACTGTTTTACCTAAG GCCGTGACACTTCCAGAAGTTCCATCAGTTGTTGTATTCAAAGATGGAACATTCTTCATGTATGATG AAAAACAGCATGGTGACCTTACCACATGGGTGAACAGGGAGCGTTTTCCTACTTACACCAAGCTTGACtcttacacactgtatgcaatGGGAGATTCAG GGAAACTTGTGGTGATAGCTGTGGAAAATGAGAAGAATCCATCTGAGGAAAGCATTCG CCTCAAGGCTCTGATTGAGACTGCTGCAACGGAATATAAAGATCATTTCAGCAG TAACTACCAGTTTGGTCACATGGAAGAAAACAGCTACCTGAATGGCCTAGTTCTGGA TGAAGTGAAGGCACCTTGCATCATAGTGCTAAACCTGTCCAATGATGGATACTATATGCCTAAGTTGCCAGTGAAGACCATAGAGGATCTGGTTTTATTCTTAAATGGTATCCTGGATGGCAAGGTTAAG CAACTTGGAGGAAATGGAATTGTGCAACGCATCAAAAGAACCGTGAATGATGCAAAGACAACCGTGAAA ACCATGTTTGATGCTGCACCGGCCTCGACGTGTGCggttattattattcctgtggGAGTCGTTGGCATGATAATATATGCCACATGCACTGTTAAGCGCGTGGACGATGATGAAGACGAGGAGCCGCAGCAGACAGGGAAGAAGGCCATCGCAGACAAAGAAAACAAGAGAAAGAATTTGGCTTCTAAGAAGGAGGATTAG